One region of Marispirochaeta aestuarii genomic DNA includes:
- the rpoB gene encoding DNA-directed RNA polymerase subunit beta: MLDTGKTRKRTYIGQEFQEVMELPNLVDIQLSSYERFLQRETLRNGQPLKEQGLEEVFQSVFPIESPNGDMLLEYTHYTLDEDAIKLTEQECKQKGVTLAVPIKARINLIFQETGEIRQKDIYVGDIPLMTDRGTFIVNGAERVVVSQIHRSPGVIFSHEKGVFSSRIIPYRGSWLEFEIDQKRELIYAKIDRKKRILGTLLLRALGYSSREQIIDLFYKTEKAEVLERGKEALNGRVLARAVYIGEGDEKRKLYRAGDKLHPHDVDELLHSGVSEITLINFRAEGSLDSPIILNCFEREEVKFTRADADVDEPTKEDALIAVYSVIMPGEPITLESAEKDLNSMFFSSRRYDLGKVGRYKLNKKFDYDPPVEEFTLTREDVVNTMLFLIKVYIGDSYVDDIDHLGNRRIRSVGELMANQLKTAFSRMERIAKERMSLKETDTVKPQDLISIKPIVAAIKEFFGSSQLSQFMDQVNPLAELTHKRRLNALGPGGLSRDRAGFEVRDVHYTHYGRMCPIETPEGPNIGLIVSLANYTRVNEYGFLEAPYRKVKEGVATGDIEYLSAMDEEKYFIAQANARIDKGGKFLDDTISVRKAGDYTQKGASDIQYMDVSPKQVISVATSLIPFLEHDDANRALMGSNMQRQAVPLVFTEPPRVGTGMEGKTAYDSGVLVKARRAGTVEYVTSEQIIIKLDEPYNNIEKDVYPLLKYQRTNQDTCFNQRPIVQAGQHVDAGAVLADGPATSGGELALGRNVVVGFVPWNGYNYEDAILISEKVVKEDIFTSIHIKEFTIDVRETKLGPEKLTRDIPNTAEKALDQLDEEGIIRIGAKVGSGYILVGKVTPKSETETTPEFKLLNSIFGEKAKEVRDTSLRVPHGTSGTVIDVQRLRRSEGDDLPPGVDEVVKVLIAAKRKLKEGDKMAGRHGNKGVVARVLPEEDMPFMADGTPLDLCLNPLGVPSRMNLGQILETELGWAAKALDEWYSTPVFQSASTEMIEKKLAEAGLPRNSKTVLHDGKTGEAFENPVFCGIIYMLKLHHLVDDKMHARSTGPYSLVTQQPLGGKAQFGGQRLGEMEVWALEAYGAANTLQELLTIKSDDMAGRAKIYESIVKGEPSSNAGVPESFNVLVQELRGLALDVSIYDSKGKQVPLTERDEELISRQGSQF, translated from the coding sequence ATGCTGGATACTGGTAAAACCAGGAAACGTACCTATATCGGACAAGAGTTTCAGGAGGTGATGGAGCTTCCGAATCTTGTGGATATCCAGTTATCGTCATATGAAAGATTTCTTCAGCGTGAAACCTTGCGAAACGGGCAGCCGCTGAAGGAGCAGGGTCTTGAAGAAGTGTTTCAAAGTGTATTCCCGATAGAGAGCCCCAACGGCGACATGCTGCTGGAATACACTCACTATACCCTTGACGAGGACGCGATCAAGCTCACTGAGCAGGAGTGCAAGCAGAAAGGGGTCACCCTTGCTGTGCCCATAAAAGCCAGAATCAACCTGATCTTCCAGGAGACCGGTGAGATCCGCCAGAAGGATATTTACGTCGGCGATATTCCCCTCATGACCGACCGGGGCACCTTTATAGTAAATGGTGCCGAGCGGGTTGTAGTCAGCCAGATACACCGTTCTCCCGGCGTAATTTTCTCCCATGAAAAAGGGGTGTTTTCTTCCCGGATTATCCCCTACCGGGGTTCATGGCTTGAATTTGAAATAGACCAGAAGCGTGAGCTCATTTACGCCAAAATCGACCGCAAAAAGCGGATTCTCGGTACTCTGCTCTTACGGGCCCTCGGTTACTCCAGCAGGGAGCAGATCATCGATCTTTTCTACAAAACCGAGAAAGCTGAGGTTCTGGAGAGGGGCAAGGAGGCTCTGAACGGGCGTGTTCTTGCCAGGGCTGTCTATATCGGCGAGGGCGATGAGAAGCGCAAGCTTTACCGTGCCGGAGACAAGCTTCATCCCCATGATGTTGACGAGCTTCTCCATTCAGGGGTTTCCGAGATAACTCTCATCAATTTCCGCGCCGAAGGATCCCTGGATTCACCGATTATTCTGAACTGTTTCGAGCGGGAAGAGGTCAAATTTACCCGTGCCGACGCGGACGTTGACGAACCGACCAAGGAAGATGCCCTGATCGCTGTCTATTCGGTGATCATGCCCGGCGAACCTATCACCCTTGAAAGTGCTGAAAAGGATCTCAATTCCATGTTCTTTTCCAGCCGCCGTTACGATTTGGGCAAGGTCGGACGCTACAAGCTGAACAAGAAGTTCGATTATGATCCGCCGGTGGAGGAATTCACTCTTACCAGGGAGGATGTGGTCAACACCATGCTCTTCCTTATCAAGGTCTATATCGGCGACTCCTATGTGGATGATATAGACCATCTCGGCAACCGGCGCATACGCTCCGTCGGAGAACTGATGGCTAACCAGCTCAAGACCGCTTTCAGTCGCATGGAGCGGATCGCAAAGGAGCGGATGAGTCTCAAGGAGACGGACACCGTTAAGCCCCAGGATCTGATTTCCATCAAGCCGATTGTGGCTGCCATCAAGGAATTCTTCGGTTCCTCCCAGCTTTCCCAGTTTATGGACCAGGTTAACCCCCTGGCGGAGCTGACCCACAAGCGGCGACTCAATGCCCTGGGGCCGGGAGGACTTTCCCGTGACCGCGCCGGTTTCGAAGTCCGCGACGTACATTACACCCACTACGGGCGTATGTGCCCCATCGAAACCCCGGAAGGTCCGAATATCGGGCTTATTGTGTCCCTTGCCAATTATACCCGGGTCAACGAGTATGGTTTTCTTGAGGCCCCCTACAGAAAGGTAAAAGAGGGCGTTGCGACGGGGGATATCGAATATCTCTCCGCCATGGACGAAGAAAAGTACTTCATTGCCCAGGCCAATGCGCGCATCGACAAGGGCGGCAAATTTCTCGATGACACCATTTCCGTGCGCAAGGCCGGAGACTATACCCAGAAGGGTGCCTCGGATATACAGTACATGGATGTGTCTCCCAAGCAGGTTATCTCCGTGGCGACATCGCTCATTCCTTTCCTGGAGCATGACGACGCCAACCGTGCTCTGATGGGTTCGAACATGCAGCGTCAGGCAGTGCCTCTCGTTTTTACCGAACCCCCCAGGGTCGGGACTGGAATGGAGGGGAAAACCGCCTATGATTCCGGCGTTCTGGTCAAGGCCCGCAGGGCGGGAACGGTGGAATATGTTACCTCCGAACAGATAATCATAAAGCTTGATGAGCCCTATAATAATATAGAAAAGGACGTGTATCCTCTTCTGAAGTACCAGCGGACCAACCAGGATACCTGTTTCAATCAGCGGCCCATCGTGCAGGCCGGCCAGCATGTGGATGCCGGAGCGGTTCTGGCTGACGGTCCCGCAACCTCCGGCGGGGAGCTGGCCCTCGGGCGGAACGTGGTTGTCGGTTTCGTGCCCTGGAACGGGTATAACTACGAGGACGCCATCCTTATTTCAGAAAAGGTGGTAAAGGAAGATATCTTTACCTCCATTCATATCAAAGAGTTCACCATAGATGTCCGGGAAACGAAGCTGGGGCCCGAAAAGCTTACCCGGGATATCCCGAATACTGCAGAAAAGGCCCTGGATCAGCTGGATGAAGAAGGCATAATACGGATCGGTGCCAAGGTCGGCTCGGGCTATATCCTGGTCGGCAAGGTGACCCCCAAGTCCGAAACCGAGACTACCCCCGAATTCAAGCTCCTTAACTCCATCTTCGGCGAGAAGGCCAAAGAGGTGCGGGATACCTCCCTGCGGGTGCCCCATGGTACCAGCGGTACGGTAATCGACGTACAGCGTCTCCGGCGCAGTGAAGGGGATGATCTTCCCCCCGGTGTGGATGAGGTCGTCAAGGTCCTGATTGCCGCAAAGCGTAAACTCAAAGAAGGCGACAAGATGGCGGGTCGCCACGGAAATAAAGGTGTCGTTGCCCGGGTATTGCCCGAGGAAGATATGCCCTTCATGGCCGACGGTACGCCTCTGGACCTCTGTCTGAATCCCCTGGGTGTACCCTCTCGTATGAACCTCGGACAGATACTGGAAACCGAGCTTGGATGGGCGGCAAAGGCTCTGGATGAGTGGTATTCCACGCCGGTTTTCCAGTCCGCATCCACGGAAATGATAGAAAAGAAGCTTGCGGAAGCCGGTTTGCCCAGGAACTCGAAGACCGTACTCCATGACGGAAAAACCGGCGAAGCCTTCGAGAACCCCGTATTCTGCGGAATAATATACATGCTGAAGCTGCATCACCTTGTGGACGACAAGATGCACGCCCGATCAACCGGCCCCTATTCTCTGGTTACCCAGCAGCCTTTGGGCGGAAAAGCCCAGTTCGGCGGACAGCGGCTTGGAGAAATGGAGGTGTGGGCTCTGGAAGCCTACGGGGCCGCCAATACCCTGCAGGAGCTTCTTACCATCAAATCTGACGATATGGCGGGAAGAGCGAAAATCTATGAGAGCATTGTAAAGGGTGAGCCTTCGTCGAATGCCGGGGTTCCCGAGTCCTTCAATGTGCTTGTTCAGGAGCTTCGGGGGCTTGCCCTGGATGTATCGATCTATGATTCCAAGGGTAAACAGGTTCCTCTCACCGAGAGGGACGAGGAACTGATCAGCCGGCAGGGGAGCCAGTTCTAA
- the rpoC gene encoding DNA-directed RNA polymerase subunit beta' encodes MRDIQDFDNIMIKLASPEQIRAWSYGEVKKPETINYRTLRPEKDGLFCERIFGTTKEWECYCGKFKSIRYKGVICDRCGVEVTHFKVRRERMGHIELASPVSHIWYYRSVPSRMGLLLDMTIASLRAVLYYEKHVVIDPGDTDLKYMELLSEEEYMESRERFGMSFTAGIGADAIRTLLEQLDLDALSAELRMKMIEKGAKSDKRLLKRIEIVENFRDSQNKPEWMILDVIPVIPPELRPMVQLDGGRFATSDLNDLYRRVINRNNRLKRLMSLNAPDIIIRNEKRMLQEAVDALFDNSKKKRVVKGASNRPLKSLSDMLKGKQGRFRQNLLGKRVDYSGRSVIVVGPELRMHQCGLPTKMALELYKPFIMKKLVEKDVVYNIKKAKTLVEQETPEVWAVLDEVVREHPVLLNRAPTLHRLGIQAFEPVLVEGKAIKLHPLVCHAYNADFDGDQMAVHVPLTQAAQIECWTMMLSVNNLLNPANGTPIVFPSQDMVLGINYLTKERPGAKGEGKYFGGVDEVLIALDAKAVDYHALIKLKMDGGWIETTPGRVVLNEEMPEGIGFVNVTLGDKQLRALVAKTYKDYGPSTAVKMLDTIKDVGFKYATLFGATIGVDDILIPEEKKGMIEAANNQVLAIQNQYLQGHITHEERYNRVVEVWSKTNEDLTNTLMKSLERDRGGFNPVYMMANSGARGSRTQIRQLSGMRGLMAKSSGDIIELPIRSNFKEGLSVIEFFISTNGARKGLADTALKTAGAGYLTRRLVDIAQDVVVNEEDCGTINGIDTRAIKDGEEIVESLMDRIVGRFTLERVKHPITGEIIIDVNEEITDEIAQAIEDAGVESVRIRTVLTCEARHGVCQKCYGRNLATNRTVEIGEAVGIIAAQSIGQPGTQLTMRTFHIGGAATSVAEENRTYLRYPVLIREIQGNTVTLDSGDRLFTRKGFVVVSKIMRQISLEKGDKLLVEEGQKVIVGEPLVKRGKEEILSEEIAYISIHDKGLLLIAQEQRIDIRNGAELLVSEGDIVKAEESLAIFDPFSEPIIAEVDGKVRFEDIVLGTTLKEEVNEDTGKIEKKITEFTLETLQPRIIIEDDEGEEVASYFLPGSAYLNVEDGDVIKQGRTLVKLLKESVKTRDITGGLPRVDELFEARHPKSATVIAKVSGTVHFKGIVKGKRVLEIEDDFGGKHRHLVPMGKHLLVRDRDLVQAGEGLCDGAIDPHDVLDIEGENSLQRFLVNEVQEVYRLQGVNINDKHIGVIVRQMMRKVEIVQVGDTNFIFGQQVDKYRFHEENEKVIREGGQPAVARPLLLGITRASLNIDSWVSAASFQETTKVLTNAAISGDTDSLRGLKENVAIGHLIPAGTGMRKYRNIKLFDETSDDLDATVQGILEQRKIEREAQMENGVLEEEVDA; translated from the coding sequence ATGAGGGATATTCAGGATTTTGACAATATAATGATAAAGCTGGCCAGCCCCGAACAGATTCGGGCCTGGTCTTACGGCGAGGTCAAGAAGCCGGAAACTATCAACTACCGTACCCTCAGGCCGGAGAAGGACGGACTCTTTTGTGAACGTATCTTCGGTACCACCAAAGAGTGGGAGTGTTACTGCGGAAAGTTCAAATCTATCCGTTACAAGGGGGTAATCTGCGACCGCTGCGGCGTCGAGGTGACCCACTTCAAGGTCCGGCGGGAACGGATGGGGCATATAGAGCTGGCCTCTCCGGTATCGCATATATGGTACTACCGTTCGGTTCCCTCCCGCATGGGACTTCTTCTGGATATGACCATAGCCAGCCTCAGGGCCGTACTGTATTACGAAAAGCACGTGGTCATAGATCCCGGTGATACCGATCTCAAGTACATGGAACTCCTCAGCGAAGAGGAGTATATGGAGTCCCGGGAACGCTTCGGCATGAGTTTTACCGCCGGAATAGGGGCTGACGCCATTCGTACGCTCCTCGAGCAGCTCGATCTGGACGCCCTCAGCGCAGAACTCAGGATGAAGATGATCGAGAAGGGGGCCAAATCCGACAAGCGACTTCTCAAGAGGATCGAGATAGTAGAAAATTTCCGGGATTCCCAGAACAAGCCTGAATGGATGATTCTGGATGTAATTCCCGTCATTCCCCCGGAGCTGCGGCCCATGGTTCAGCTGGATGGGGGACGCTTTGCAACCTCTGACCTGAACGATCTGTATCGAAGGGTAATCAACCGCAACAACAGGCTTAAGCGGCTCATGTCGTTGAATGCTCCGGATATCATTATCCGGAACGAAAAGCGGATGCTTCAGGAGGCGGTGGACGCACTTTTCGACAACTCCAAAAAGAAACGGGTGGTCAAGGGAGCCTCGAACCGGCCTCTCAAGTCCCTCTCTGATATGCTTAAGGGCAAGCAGGGTCGGTTCCGGCAGAACCTGCTGGGCAAGCGGGTCGACTATTCCGGCCGTTCGGTAATCGTTGTGGGACCGGAGCTTCGGATGCATCAGTGCGGGCTGCCGACCAAAATGGCTCTGGAGCTGTACAAGCCCTTTATCATGAAGAAGCTCGTCGAAAAGGACGTCGTCTATAACATCAAGAAGGCAAAAACCCTGGTTGAGCAGGAGACCCCTGAGGTCTGGGCTGTTCTTGACGAGGTTGTACGGGAGCATCCGGTGCTTCTGAACCGTGCGCCCACCCTGCACCGGCTTGGTATACAGGCTTTTGAGCCTGTTCTGGTCGAGGGTAAGGCGATCAAGCTGCATCCCCTTGTGTGTCATGCCTACAACGCGGACTTTGACGGAGACCAGATGGCGGTCCATGTGCCCCTTACTCAGGCTGCACAGATTGAGTGCTGGACTATGATGCTGTCCGTCAATAACCTTTTGAACCCCGCCAACGGGACCCCCATCGTGTTCCCTTCCCAGGATATGGTTCTTGGTATCAACTATCTGACCAAGGAACGCCCCGGTGCAAAGGGAGAGGGCAAATATTTCGGCGGTGTCGATGAGGTGCTCATCGCCCTTGATGCCAAGGCCGTGGACTATCATGCCCTGATCAAGCTGAAGATGGATGGCGGCTGGATCGAGACTACCCCCGGACGGGTCGTTCTCAACGAAGAGATGCCCGAGGGAATCGGTTTTGTAAATGTTACCCTCGGTGACAAGCAGCTCCGCGCGCTGGTGGCAAAGACCTATAAGGATTACGGTCCTTCAACAGCCGTCAAGATGCTGGATACCATCAAGGACGTGGGATTCAAGTATGCGACCCTTTTCGGTGCAACCATCGGAGTCGATGATATCCTGATCCCGGAAGAAAAGAAGGGAATGATAGAGGCTGCCAATAATCAGGTCCTCGCCATTCAGAACCAGTATCTCCAGGGGCACATAACCCACGAAGAACGCTACAACCGTGTTGTTGAGGTGTGGTCAAAGACCAACGAAGACCTGACGAATACCCTGATGAAGTCTCTGGAACGGGACCGCGGCGGTTTTAACCCGGTTTATATGATGGCCAATTCCGGTGCCCGTGGTAGCCGTACGCAGATTCGTCAGCTGTCGGGTATGCGGGGTCTTATGGCCAAATCCTCCGGTGATATTATCGAACTGCCCATCCGCTCCAACTTCAAGGAGGGGCTCTCGGTTATCGAGTTCTTTATCTCCACCAACGGAGCCCGTAAGGGTCTTGCGGATACCGCCCTCAAGACCGCAGGTGCCGGTTACCTTACCAGGCGTCTTGTGGATATCGCCCAGGATGTGGTGGTGAACGAGGAAGACTGCGGCACCATCAACGGAATTGACACCCGGGCCATCAAGGACGGCGAAGAAATCGTCGAGTCCCTGATGGACCGTATCGTCGGTCGTTTTACCCTGGAACGGGTTAAACATCCCATTACCGGCGAGATTATCATAGACGTTAACGAAGAGATTACCGATGAGATTGCACAGGCAATAGAAGATGCCGGGGTGGAATCGGTTCGAATAAGAACGGTGCTGACCTGTGAGGCCCGGCACGGGGTGTGCCAGAAATGTTACGGACGTAACCTGGCAACGAACCGGACCGTCGAGATCGGAGAGGCCGTGGGTATTATCGCGGCCCAGTCCATCGGACAGCCGGGTACCCAGCTTACCATGCGTACCTTCCATATCGGAGGTGCCGCAACCAGTGTGGCGGAAGAGAACCGGACCTATCTGCGATATCCGGTGCTTATCCGTGAGATTCAGGGTAACACGGTAACCCTGGATTCGGGAGATCGGCTTTTTACCCGAAAGGGTTTCGTGGTTGTTTCGAAGATAATGCGGCAGATTTCCCTCGAGAAGGGGGACAAGCTGCTGGTGGAAGAGGGGCAGAAGGTAATAGTCGGCGAGCCTCTTGTGAAGCGGGGAAAAGAGGAAATCCTGTCTGAGGAGATTGCATATATCTCCATACACGACAAGGGGTTGCTGCTGATCGCACAGGAGCAGCGGATCGACATCCGGAACGGTGCCGAGTTGCTTGTGTCTGAGGGGGATATCGTCAAGGCGGAAGAGTCCCTGGCTATATTCGATCCTTTCTCCGAGCCGATTATCGCGGAAGTGGATGGAAAGGTGCGCTTTGAAGATATCGTTCTGGGTACTACCCTGAAGGAGGAGGTGAACGAAGATACCGGGAAGATAGAGAAGAAGATTACCGAGTTCACCCTCGAAACCCTCCAACCCAGGATAATAATAGAGGACGATGAAGGAGAGGAGGTAGCTTCGTACTTCCTGCCCGGATCGGCATACCTGAACGTGGAAGACGGTGATGTGATCAAACAGGGGCGGACTCTGGTAAAGCTGCTCAAGGAGAGCGTGAAGACCCGGGACATCACCGGTGGTCTGCCGCGGGTTGACGAGCTCTTTGAGGCCCGGCACCCGAAGAGTGCTACTGTCATTGCAAAGGTCAGCGGCACGGTTCATTTCAAGGGTATTGTCAAAGGAAAGCGGGTCCTGGAGATCGAGGACGATTTCGGCGGCAAGCACCGTCATCTTGTACCCATGGGCAAGCACCTGCTTGTCAGGGACAGGGACCTTGTGCAGGCCGGAGAGGGACTCTGCGATGGAGCTATCGATCCGCATGATGTGCTCGATATTGAAGGTGAAAACTCTCTGCAGAGATTTCTTGTTAACGAAGTTCAGGAGGTCTACCGCCTGCAGGGTGTAAACATCAACGACAAGCACATCGGTGTCATCGTGCGGCAGATGATGCGCAAGGTGGAGATTGTCCAGGTGGGAGATACGAATTTCATTTTCGGACAGCAGGTCGACAAGTATCGTTTCCACGAGGAAAACGAGAAGGTCATTCGTGAAGGAGGACAGCCGGCCGTCGCCCGTCCGTTGCTGCTTGGAATAACCCGGGCTTCCCTGAATATTGACTCCTGGGTATCTGCAGCTTCCTTCCAGGAGACGACCAAGGTTCTGACCAATGCGGCGATTTCCGGCGACACCGATTCGCTCCGCGGATTGAAGGAAAACGTGGCAATCGGTCATCTGATTCCTGCGGGTACCGGAATGCGAAAGTACCGCAATATAAAGCTTTTTGATGAGACCAGTGATGACCTGGACGCAACTGTACAGGGCATTCTGGAGCAGAGAAAAATCGAAAGAGAGGCGCAGATGGAGAACGGAGTCCTCGAAGAGGAGGTTGATGCATAA
- the rpsL gene encoding 30S ribosomal protein S12, which yields MPTINQLIRKGRKATHNKTKSPALESCPQKRGVCTRVMTVTPKKPNSALRKVARVRLTNGFEATAYIPGIGHNLQEHSVVLLRGGRVKDLPGVRYHIVRGAKDTLGVDDRKQGRSKYGAKKPKA from the coding sequence ATGCCGACTATTAATCAACTTATTCGTAAAGGGCGTAAGGCGACTCACAACAAGACAAAATCGCCCGCCCTGGAGTCTTGTCCTCAGAAACGGGGTGTATGTACCCGTGTTATGACTGTAACCCCGAAGAAGCCGAATTCCGCTCTGCGGAAGGTTGCGCGTGTGCGTCTTACCAACGGGTTTGAGGCGACCGCCTATATTCCCGGAATCGGGCATAATCTTCAGGAGCACTCGGTTGTTCTTTTGCGTGGCGGCCGTGTCAAGGACCTTCCCGGCGTTCGCTATCACATAGTTCGCGGTGCCAAGGATACCCTGGGTGTCGACGATCGCAAGCAGGGCCGTTCCAAATACGGTGCCAAAAAGCCGAAGGCCTAG